One stretch of Nitrososphaerota archaeon DNA includes these proteins:
- a CDS encoding sodium/solute symporter (Members of the Solute:Sodium Symporter (SSS), TC 2.A.21 as described in tcdb.org, catalyze solute:Na+ symport. Known solutes for members of the family include sugars, amino acids, nucleosides, inositols, vitamins, urea or anions, depending on the system.), protein MSAKLLIATLSVVAVMVFLIAPSAFAAGSISEGFKIGEVLPESIGWFIVVGLGAVFAVVISLEIKLEEKFLGHTQTSEFFNTAGRTIGTGLTAAAIVSAWTWAATLLQSSTVAFQYGISGPFWYAAGASIQVLLFGILAIELKRKAPNAHTFLEIIRARFGDGAHRVFLVFALMTNMIVTAMLLLGGAAVVNGLTGMNISIAAFLIPIGVMIYTLVGGLKATFVADYMHTIIIFVVILTFVSIVYFISPVTGGFEGMYEKLAKAAELRPVEGNAMGAYLTMASMGGLIFGIINIVGNFGTVFVDQAYWQRAIAAKPSSTVKGFLVGGMSWFAIPFTLATTMGLTAVALGVVLTPEQVQLGLVVPAAASTLMGEVGAIMVLTMLFMAVTSAGSAELIAVSSLITYDVYRTYRNPNATGKQLLKVSRSVIVGFGLGMGGLAVILLGLGLSLGFVYLAMGVLIGSAVIPIALTITWKKTSGMAAVIGSIAGLVIALIAWCGTALSMSGELSLASLGGNYPMLYGNVAGIIAGGLICIAGSIGNRKDYDWNEIRRKITLVDMKAESIATEDEASLRKAFKFSVRGGGIMTLILIVAWPMPLIAAGVVFNVQAFTIWAMTAVCWVSGATFLIVGLPIIEGRHGIGRIIRRQAVVSDEHSGTKGV, encoded by the coding sequence ATGAGTGCAAAATTACTGATTGCAACATTATCTGTAGTCGCAGTAATGGTATTTTTGATTGCACCATCGGCATTTGCAGCGGGCTCTATCTCTGAGGGATTTAAAATCGGCGAGGTCTTGCCGGAATCAATTGGCTGGTTTATCGTAGTTGGACTGGGCGCAGTTTTCGCCGTTGTCATTTCTCTTGAAATCAAACTCGAAGAGAAATTCTTGGGACATACCCAAACATCAGAGTTTTTCAACACTGCTGGTAGAACTATAGGAACTGGACTGACTGCAGCTGCAATCGTTTCTGCATGGACTTGGGCTGCAACACTATTGCAGTCATCTACTGTTGCGTTCCAGTACGGAATTTCCGGACCTTTCTGGTATGCTGCTGGAGCATCAATTCAAGTTCTTCTCTTTGGAATCCTGGCAATCGAGTTAAAGCGCAAAGCGCCAAATGCTCACACTTTTCTTGAAATTATTCGCGCTAGATTTGGAGACGGGGCGCACCGAGTATTTCTTGTATTTGCACTAATGACTAACATGATAGTTACTGCAATGCTGCTCCTTGGCGGTGCTGCAGTCGTTAACGGACTGACTGGCATGAACATTTCAATTGCTGCATTTCTAATTCCAATCGGTGTGATGATTTACACCCTAGTCGGAGGACTTAAGGCAACATTTGTTGCAGATTACATGCACACTATCATAATTTTCGTAGTTATACTGACATTCGTATCTATTGTCTATTTCATCTCGCCAGTAACTGGAGGATTTGAAGGCATGTATGAAAAACTAGCCAAGGCAGCAGAGCTACGTCCAGTTGAAGGAAACGCAATGGGCGCATACCTGACCATGGCATCAATGGGCGGACTGATCTTTGGAATAATTAACATTGTAGGAAACTTTGGCACAGTCTTTGTCGACCAGGCTTACTGGCAGAGGGCTATAGCTGCAAAGCCAAGTTCGACTGTTAAGGGCTTTCTAGTCGGAGGCATGTCGTGGTTTGCAATTCCATTTACCCTTGCAACTACAATGGGACTGACTGCTGTGGCACTAGGTGTAGTACTAACACCAGAACAGGTCCAGCTTGGATTGGTAGTTCCTGCAGCTGCATCGACACTGATGGGCGAGGTAGGTGCAATAATGGTTCTAACAATGCTCTTCATGGCAGTAACATCTGCAGGCTCTGCAGAACTAATTGCAGTATCATCATTAATCACATATGATGTGTATAGGACTTATCGAAATCCAAATGCTACTGGCAAACAACTGCTCAAAGTATCTCGCAGTGTTATTGTCGGGTTTGGGCTTGGCATGGGTGGCCTAGCTGTCATATTACTAGGACTTGGACTAAGTCTAGGATTTGTCTATCTGGCAATGGGCGTATTGATAGGCTCTGCTGTAATTCCAATTGCACTAACCATAACATGGAAAAAGACTAGCGGCATGGCAGCAGTTATTGGATCAATTGCCGGCCTTGTAATAGCGCTTATTGCATGGTGTGGAACTGCCCTCTCGATGAGTGGCGAGTTATCACTAGCCAGTCTGGGCGGTAACTATCCAATGCTCTATGGTAATGTAGCAGGAATTATTGCCGGCGGATTAATCTGTATTGCCGGAAGCATTGGAAATAGAAAAGACTATGACTGGAATGAGATAAGACGCAAGATTACACTTGTTGACATGAAAGCTGAAAGCATTGCAACAGAAGACGAGGCTTCGCTAAGAAAGGCATTCAAGTTTAGTGTCAGAGGCGGAGGAATCATGACACTAATACTAATTGTAGCATGGCCAATGCCGCTAATTGCAGCAGGCGTTGTGTTCAATGTCCAGGCCTTTACAATATGGGCAATGACTGCAGTATGCTGGGTTAGCGGTGCAACATTCCTAATTGTCGGCTTGCCCATCATCGAGGGAAGACACGGTATTGGTCGAATAATTAGAAGACAAGCTGTTGTCAGTGACGAGCATTCTGGCACAAAGGGTGTATAG
- the ureC gene encoding urease subunit alpha, protein MTLEISRKKYVDLFGPTTGDKVRLGDTDIIIEIQKDLLGYGDESVFGGGKSIRDGLAQASGVLRESSVDTVITNVIIMDPVLGIIKADIGIKDGKIAKIGRSGNPNIMDGVDIVISSNTEIISGEHLIATPGAVDTHIHFIAPQQVIDAICGGTTTMIGGGTGPADGTNATTCTPGKWHIHKMIEAVDEFPMNFGFLGKGNDSQEMALIDQIKEGACGLKLHEDWGTTPATIDCALRVADKTDTQVAIHTDTLNECGYVDDTIAAIAGRTIHTYHTEGAGGGHAPDIMKIASESNILPSSTNPTRPFTVNTLEEHLDMMMVCHHLNSAIPEDVSFAESRIRAETIAAEDVLHDIGALSMMSSDSQAMGRIGEVTTRTWQCADKMKKTLGRHKDEKSENDNFRALRYLAKITINPAITHGIASYVGTLEPGKIADIILWSPQFFGAKPKMIIKGGMIAYSLMGDTNASIPTTEPVYYKPMFGALGRARNATSFIFTSKLALENGLEEKLSTEKKFLPVSNCRKIGKKDMILNDATPKIEIDPETYLVKIDGKQATSSPSKELPLARLYNLF, encoded by the coding sequence ATGACTTTGGAAATTTCGCGCAAAAAATACGTCGACTTGTTTGGTCCCACTACAGGAGATAAGGTAAGACTAGGAGATACAGATATCATAATTGAAATTCAAAAAGATCTTTTAGGCTATGGAGATGAGTCAGTCTTTGGCGGAGGAAAAAGTATTCGCGACGGACTGGCACAGGCATCTGGGGTTCTCAGGGAATCATCAGTTGATACTGTAATAACCAATGTCATCATAATGGACCCAGTCCTTGGAATAATCAAGGCAGACATTGGAATCAAGGACGGCAAAATAGCAAAGATTGGCAGGTCAGGCAATCCAAATATCATGGATGGTGTAGATATTGTGATTTCATCAAATACAGAAATTATTTCAGGTGAGCACCTAATTGCAACGCCTGGTGCAGTAGATACCCACATTCACTTTATTGCACCACAGCAGGTGATTGATGCGATTTGCGGCGGAACTACCACAATGATTGGCGGTGGAACAGGACCTGCTGATGGAACCAATGCCACTACATGCACTCCTGGAAAATGGCACATTCACAAAATGATAGAGGCAGTTGACGAGTTTCCAATGAATTTCGGATTCCTAGGAAAGGGAAATGATTCCCAAGAAATGGCATTAATTGATCAGATCAAAGAGGGCGCCTGCGGATTAAAGCTGCACGAAGACTGGGGCACAACTCCTGCCACCATAGATTGTGCCCTTCGAGTTGCAGATAAAACCGATACCCAGGTTGCAATTCACACAGATACTCTAAATGAATGCGGCTATGTCGATGACACCATTGCAGCAATTGCCGGCAGGACAATTCATACTTATCACACCGAGGGAGCAGGTGGTGGCCATGCCCCAGATATTATGAAAATTGCAAGTGAGTCTAACATTTTACCCTCATCTACAAATCCAACTAGGCCTTTTACCGTCAATACGCTAGAGGAGCATCTCGATATGATGATGGTCTGCCACCATCTAAATTCCGCAATTCCAGAGGATGTCTCTTTTGCAGAATCTAGAATTCGCGCAGAAACAATTGCGGCAGAGGATGTTTTGCATGATATTGGCGCTCTAAGCATGATGTCTTCAGATAGCCAGGCAATGGGCAGAATTGGCGAGGTAACTACAAGAACATGGCAATGTGCAGACAAGATGAAAAAAACTCTGGGAAGGCACAAGGATGAAAAATCAGAAAATGATAATTTCAGGGCGCTGCGATATCTTGCAAAAATCACAATAAATCCAGCAATTACTCACGGGATTGCATCATATGTGGGGACTCTAGAACCAGGAAAAATTGCAGATATTATTTTGTGGTCGCCGCAGTTTTTTGGAGCCAAGCCAAAGATGATAATCAAGGGAGGAATGATTGCATATTCTCTGATGGGTGATACTAATGCATCAATTCCAACTACAGAGCCAGTGTATTACAAGCCAATGTTTGGTGCACTGGGTAGGGCAAGAAATGCGACCTCTTTCATCTTTACATCAAAGCTTGCGCTAGAAAACGGACTAGAGGAAAAGCTCAGCACAGAAAAAAAATTCCTTCCAGTTTCTAATTGCAGAAAAATCGGCAAAAAAGACATGATACTAAATGACGCAACTCCTAAAATCGAAATTGATCCGGAAACTTATCTAGTCAAAATAGACGGCAAGCAGGCAACTAGCAGTCCTTCAAAGGAGCTGCCTCTAGCAAGACTGTACAATTTGTTTTAG
- a CDS encoding urease subunit beta has translation MIPGEYFISDKPVLANQNRKTLTVLVKNTGDRPIQVGSHTHFFESNKALEFARVDSYGFHLNIAAGTSVRFEPGEEKKVQLVEYGGKKIVFGFSGLVNGSLAEKKSEAIERAKKEGFRGA, from the coding sequence ATGATACCAGGAGAATATTTCATATCTGACAAGCCGGTTCTGGCAAACCAAAACCGAAAAACGCTGACAGTTCTAGTCAAAAATACTGGCGATAGGCCGATTCAGGTGGGCTCGCATACTCACTTTTTTGAATCAAACAAGGCCTTGGAATTTGCACGCGTTGATTCTTATGGATTTCACCTAAACATTGCAGCTGGAACATCGGTTCGATTTGAGCCAGGTGAGGAAAAAAAAGTCCAGCTAGTAGAGTATGGCGGGAAAAAAATTGTCTTTGGGTTTAGCGGGCTGGTAAATGGTTCACTAGCTGAGAAAAAATCTGAGGCAATAGAGAGGGCAAAAAAAGAGGGATTCAGGGGGGCATGA
- a CDS encoding urease subunit gamma encodes MFLTPREIDKLHIFLTAELARRRKSRGLKLNHPEAVAIITDHIVEGARDGKSVSELMSSGRSVLTKNDVLPGVPELIHTVQVEATFNDGTKLVTIHDPIV; translated from the coding sequence ATGTTTTTGACTCCGCGTGAAATTGACAAGCTTCACATTTTCTTAACTGCCGAGCTTGCAAGGCGAAGAAAGTCGCGCGGACTGAAATTAAATCACCCGGAGGCAGTTGCAATAATAACAGATCATATTGTAGAGGGGGCAAGGGACGGCAAGTCAGTATCAGAGCTGATGAGCTCAGGTAGAAGTGTATTGACTAAAAACGACGTCCTTCCCGGAGTTCCCGAACTAATTCATACTGTACAAGTAGAGGCTACATTTAATGACGGCACAAAGCTGGTCACAATCCATGATCCCATAGTGTGA
- a CDS encoding urease accessory protein has translation MNTDIVTLGLMQLSDSFFPTGTYTMSHGLEMLHRKKIITTPEQTRQLIEALLSNQVGPADCVALNNSYDCAKEANISGLVEIDWKIHRMRLVQTQREASARAGGQLIKCVIAMGNDLTVKKFHEQILENKTPGTYPVCLALAGQFLGISKNNTCLALMYGFTVGVLGAAMRLGIIQHTQSQQILSEIRPIISEQASMHSNTGIDQMWQFIPYVEIFQMHHEKLESKMFVT, from the coding sequence ATGAACACTGATATCGTAACACTGGGGCTAATGCAGCTCTCTGATTCGTTTTTTCCAACCGGCACTTATACAATGTCACACGGGCTGGAAATGCTTCATAGAAAAAAAATCATCACAACACCAGAGCAGACTCGACAGCTAATAGAGGCGCTATTATCAAACCAGGTGGGACCTGCCGACTGTGTTGCGCTAAATAATTCCTATGATTGTGCTAAAGAGGCAAATATTTCCGGACTGGTAGAAATTGACTGGAAAATTCACAGAATGCGCCTAGTGCAGACACAACGCGAGGCATCTGCTAGGGCAGGAGGACAGCTGATCAAATGTGTAATTGCAATGGGTAATGACTTGACTGTAAAAAAATTCCACGAGCAAATTCTAGAAAATAAAACACCTGGCACCTATCCTGTATGTCTTGCACTTGCAGGGCAATTCCTTGGAATATCAAAAAATAACACATGTCTTGCACTAATGTATGGATTTACTGTAGGAGTGCTAGGTGCTGCAATGCGGCTAGGAATCATACAGCATACTCAGAGCCAGCAAATTCTCTCTGAAATTAGGCCAATAATATCAGAGCAAGCATCAATGCATAGCAATACCGGAATAGATCAAATGTGGCAATTTATTCCGTATGTTGAAATTTTCCAGATGCATCATGAAAAACTTGAATCAAAAATGTTTGTGACATGA
- the ureG gene encoding urease accessory protein UreG, with amino-acid sequence MTTIQKIPRVGIGGPVGSGKSMLIEKIVPVIAAKGYRICVISNDVLSKEDADRIRKNLATTQGILPENMVIGIATGGCPHTAIREDPSMNLAVIEEIERNNPELDLIILESGGDNVMTTFSPALADYFIYIIDVSGGDKYPRKGGLGIESCDLLVINKTDLAPLVHADLSVMEKDTIRIRKLKPFVFVNCMDGSGIEKTASHIIEDLLFDEPPRSAKN; translated from the coding sequence ATGACCACTATACAAAAAATCCCACGAGTTGGAATTGGCGGGCCTGTGGGCTCTGGCAAAAGCATGCTAATCGAGAAAATAGTGCCAGTAATTGCAGCTAAAGGCTATAGAATCTGCGTAATTTCTAATGATGTTCTATCCAAAGAAGACGCGGATAGAATTCGAAAAAACCTTGCAACCACGCAGGGAATACTGCCAGAAAACATGGTAATTGGAATTGCAACGGGGGGCTGCCCTCATACTGCAATACGAGAAGACCCATCAATGAATTTGGCAGTAATTGAGGAAATAGAGCGCAACAACCCAGAACTTGACCTTATCATACTAGAAAGCGGAGGGGACAATGTAATGACTACATTTAGTCCTGCACTGGCAGACTATTTTATTTACATAATTGACGTATCTGGCGGGGACAAGTATCCGCGAAAGGGAGGCCTGGGAATTGAATCCTGTGATTTGCTTGTAATTAACAAAACCGACCTTGCACCACTAGTCCATGCAGATCTTTCTGTAATGGAAAAAGATACCATAAGAATTCGTAAGCTAAAGCCATTTGTATTTGTCAACTGTATGGATGGAAGTGGAATAGAAAAAACGGCATCGCATATAATTGAGGATCTCTTATTTGATGAGCCACCCAGGAGTGCAAAAAATTGA
- a CDS encoding urease accessory protein UreD: MSVSENWMPAEFAKFEQNPQIQKTGMLKLVLHKDEEKKKTIVLHQYSKAPLLTQKALYYDSDNPSMAYLFLMSSSGGVLQGDRYEIKISLGQNAIANITTQGATRIYKMESDYASQNIELEIGDDAYLEMLPDQIIPYANSRYFQHVNLSVGKNSTVVYSEIISPGRAARGELFDYEMCYLRFVAKNSVGMKFTDISRLEPGADKFANTAILGGNSVLGTMYVITEKKNHTISEQIRSILENSEPLCGFSFLPGDSGIVIRILGTSPEQIKAIFVQIIKIIRNQILGSTLGELRKT; this comes from the coding sequence TTGAGTGTTTCTGAGAATTGGATGCCTGCAGAATTTGCTAAATTTGAGCAAAACCCACAAATTCAAAAAACCGGAATGCTGAAGCTTGTACTGCACAAAGACGAGGAAAAGAAAAAGACCATAGTTTTGCACCAGTATTCCAAGGCGCCGCTTTTGACGCAAAAGGCGCTGTACTATGACTCGGATAATCCATCAATGGCGTATTTGTTTTTAATGTCATCCTCTGGAGGCGTTCTGCAAGGGGACAGATATGAAATCAAAATTTCACTAGGCCAAAATGCAATTGCAAATATTACTACACAGGGCGCAACGCGAATCTACAAAATGGAATCAGACTATGCAAGCCAAAACATTGAGCTAGAGATAGGAGATGATGCATATCTGGAAATGCTGCCAGACCAGATAATTCCGTATGCAAATTCTAGGTATTTCCAGCACGTCAATCTTTCAGTCGGAAAAAACTCCACTGTAGTATATTCAGAAATTATATCTCCTGGTAGGGCTGCAAGAGGCGAGTTATTTGACTATGAAATGTGTTATTTGAGATTTGTTGCAAAAAACTCGGTAGGAATGAAATTTACTGATATATCGCGCCTAGAGCCAGGCGCTGATAAATTTGCCAATACTGCAATACTAGGAGGGAATTCTGTCTTGGGCACAATGTATGTTATAACGGAGAAAAAAAACCACACAATATCTGAGCAAATCCGTTCTATATTGGAAAATTCCGAACCACTGTGTGGATTTTCATTTTTGCCTGGGGACTCTGGAATTGTAATTAGGATTCTGGGAACTAGTCCAGAACAAATCAAGGCAATTTTTGTGCAAATAATTAAAATTATTAGAAATCAGATTCTGGGCTCTACGCTAGGTGAGTTGAGAAAAACATGA
- a CDS encoding peptidase → MKVATTFFIICLIIFPITKTYGHGLGLETISLNVEDRKISVTTQIIPTEFSESAQKQIIMTVTDSLTTQNVDAILLVALYHEGGQIFRESFATKNGILRINVNPTQDLEIKISGTDPIQISGPILNSGGLYRFDVDIKSLDSNELQNQAFSTYITSITNHYYDEQGKDGTPVEFRVKSYYDGVSGFDYSPETNSIMLEMPFEWSERNISHTEVVHEEIHFPKEFADFMVPSYSGTVNGIDLFKSSVTIDDYSIEDERVVHFVLTQDTIRYLKQAQKSAGIENPLGMKFELKVGDKIVFPVIAMTKDESLQVDMSWEPDTIEPSKNTKFIYTFRDGKTGELLRNTSYDFVILQNGKELYKKSANAQIGGDYADYTFTESQKGQTTIQFNNLRGTGQGTEFTIMVVPEFGPLVILVLGSAFAAVMMFRRSVLFQ, encoded by the coding sequence TTGAAAGTAGCAACCACATTTTTCATCATATGTTTAATCATATTCCCAATTACCAAAACATATGGTCACGGACTAGGCCTTGAGACAATATCGCTAAACGTTGAAGACAGAAAGATTTCCGTTACCACACAAATCATCCCTACAGAATTTTCCGAGTCTGCACAAAAACAGATAATCATGACGGTAACAGATTCTCTTACAACACAAAACGTCGATGCGATATTGCTAGTTGCGCTGTATCATGAGGGAGGCCAAATTTTCAGAGAATCGTTTGCCACCAAAAACGGCATACTAAGAATAAATGTAAACCCAACACAAGACCTGGAAATAAAAATATCAGGAACAGACCCAATACAGATTTCTGGCCCAATCCTAAATTCCGGAGGACTATACCGCTTTGACGTAGACATAAAGAGCCTTGATTCTAACGAGCTGCAAAACCAAGCTTTTTCCACGTATATTACATCAATTACAAACCATTACTATGATGAGCAAGGTAAGGATGGAACCCCCGTAGAATTTCGTGTCAAGTCATATTATGATGGGGTTTCAGGCTTTGATTATTCTCCTGAGACAAACTCCATAATGCTAGAGATGCCGTTTGAGTGGAGCGAGCGAAACATTTCTCATACTGAGGTGGTACACGAAGAGATTCACTTTCCAAAGGAGTTTGCGGACTTTATGGTACCCAGCTATTCAGGCACTGTAAACGGAATAGATCTCTTCAAGTCGTCAGTAACAATAGACGATTATTCCATAGAAGACGAGCGAGTAGTCCACTTTGTCCTAACACAGGACACCATACGATATCTCAAGCAGGCGCAAAAAAGCGCAGGAATTGAAAATCCACTGGGAATGAAGTTTGAGCTCAAGGTAGGCGATAAGATAGTCTTTCCAGTAATTGCAATGACAAAGGACGAATCACTTCAGGTGGACATGTCTTGGGAACCAGATACAATAGAGCCCAGCAAGAACACCAAATTCATCTATACCTTCAGGGACGGAAAGACAGGCGAGCTGCTCCGAAACACATCGTACGACTTTGTGATATTACAAAACGGAAAAGAATTGTACAAAAAATCTGCAAACGCTCAGATTGGCGGGGACTATGCAGACTATACCTTTACAGAATCACAGAAAGGTCAGACTACAATCCAATTTAATAATCTGCGCGGAACAGGCCAGGGAACCGAATTTACCATAATGGTCGTCCCAGAGTTCGGCCCACTCGTAATTCTGGTCCTCGGTTCGGCTTTTGCAGCTGTTATGATGTTTAGAAGATCAGTGCTTTTCCAGTAG
- a CDS encoding DUF1610 domain-containing protein — protein MVLTRCNGCNRYIQPKDKLVKFPCPDCDDPKLIWRCDFCREHGVSYKCDTCGFVGP, from the coding sequence CTGGTTCTTACTAGGTGTAACGGTTGTAATAGATATATTCAACCAAAGGATAAACTAGTAAAATTTCCATGTCCGGATTGTGATGATCCAAAATTAATCTGGAGATGTGACTTTTGCAGAGAACATGGTGTATCCTACAAATGTGATACATGTGGTTTTGTTGGCCCATAG
- a CDS encoding monooxygenase, whose amino-acid sequence MFEVVVVGAGPSGVGISVILKKLGLKFTVLERHEVGSSFLKWPKQMRLLTPSFFSNAFRMIDLNAISYDTSPALSLQTEHPNGEEYADYLKKLVEHFELPIQKGINVESVSITKDGFVISTNKGKIQSKFLIWSAGEFQYPNNNSFPGAKYCIHNSLIENWDKIHGDEFFVIGGYESGMDSAINLAEHNKRVIVIDKTNFLSSEEIDPSRTISPYTKDRLRKINSKNTIEFHTGRVIKIEKNQSEFIIYTEKKKIHSKTQPILATGFTGSLAMIKGLFYWKDGKAILNSYDESTKTPGLYVTGPLLQQRDMIFCFIYKFQQRFAVIANHIGMKLSKDVSIIENYKKEGMYLENLDSIKDKCSC is encoded by the coding sequence ATGTTCGAAGTAGTCGTAGTGGGAGCTGGACCGTCTGGAGTTGGCATTTCAGTAATTCTGAAAAAACTAGGGCTCAAATTTACTGTCTTAGAGCGACATGAAGTAGGTAGCTCATTTCTTAAATGGCCAAAACAAATGAGGCTACTTACTCCGTCGTTTTTCAGTAATGCATTCAGAATGATAGATCTCAATGCAATATCATATGACACGTCACCTGCGTTATCACTACAAACAGAACATCCAAATGGAGAGGAGTATGCAGATTATCTCAAAAAGCTTGTGGAACATTTTGAGCTACCAATTCAAAAAGGAATTAATGTTGAATCAGTATCCATAACAAAAGATGGGTTTGTAATTAGTACAAACAAAGGAAAAATACAAAGTAAGTTTTTGATTTGGTCTGCAGGAGAATTTCAATACCCAAATAACAATTCATTTCCTGGTGCAAAGTACTGCATTCATAATAGCTTAATTGAAAACTGGGATAAGATTCATGGAGATGAATTTTTTGTAATTGGCGGATATGAAAGCGGTATGGATAGTGCGATTAATTTGGCAGAACACAATAAACGTGTTATAGTAATTGATAAGACTAATTTTCTAAGTAGTGAAGAAATAGATCCCAGTAGAACAATATCCCCATATACAAAAGATAGATTAAGAAAAATTAATTCAAAAAATACCATTGAATTCCATACGGGCAGAGTTATAAAGATAGAAAAAAATCAAAGTGAGTTTATAATATATACGGAAAAAAAGAAAATACATTCAAAAACTCAACCAATTCTTGCTACTGGATTCACAGGTAGTCTTGCAATGATCAAAGGATTATTTTATTGGAAAGACGGAAAAGCTATTTTGAACTCTTATGATGAATCAACAAAGACGCCTGGATTGTATGTTACCGGACCATTATTACAACAACGCGATATGATTTTTTGTTTTATTTACAAATTTCAACAAAGATTTGCTGTTATTGCAAACCATATTGGGATGAAATTAAGTAAAGATGTATCCATAATTGAGAATTATAAGAAAGAAGGCATGTATTTAGAAAACCTAGACAGCATTAAAGATAAATGTTCATGCTAA
- a CDS encoding Lrp/AsnC family transcriptional regulator, whose protein sequence is MSIVYLLINCDEKFTESLKTEISLLTSVKDVHVVSGPYNMIVKLESSSDDVLKEQITWKIRKIDKIRSTMNLMVRKDFEYC, encoded by the coding sequence ATGTCAATAGTTTACCTTCTAATCAACTGCGATGAAAAATTCACAGAATCATTAAAAACCGAGATTTCTTTATTGACTTCAGTAAAGGATGTTCATGTGGTTTCTGGTCCATACAACATGATTGTAAAACTTGAATCATCTTCTGATGATGTTCTCAAAGAACAAATCACGTGGAAAATAAGAAAAATCGATAAAATTCGTTCTACTATGAATCTCATGGTAAGAAAGGATTTTGAGTA